In the Nicotiana tabacum cultivar K326 chromosome 16, ASM71507v2, whole genome shotgun sequence genome, one interval contains:
- the LOC107786920 gene encoding transcription termination factor MTERF4, chloroplastic, with amino-acid sequence MTSMLRRNQSLKTILRTPKDPFTKPTLKPYKNPQTSSTYFPPRVLNQISFSTHSSKFPEYEMPTVTWGVIQGRKEKLVSRVIICDYLKSIGIIPDELEELELPSTVEVMRERVEFLQKIGLTVDDINEYPLMLGCSVRKNIIPVLTYLEKIGIQKSRLGEFVKNYPQCLHASVVVELVPVIKFLRGLDVEKQDIGYVLMKYPELLGFKLEGTMSTSVAYLVSIGVNPRDVGPMVTQYPYFLGMRVGTTIKPLVDYLVSLGLPKKILARMLEKRAYLLGYDLEETVKPNVNCLLSFGIRKDALPSVIAQYPQIIGLPLKAKLSSQQYFFNLKLKIDPDGFARIIEKMPQIVSLHQHVIMKPVEFLLGRGFSAGDVAKMIVKCPQLVASQVGLMKNSYYFFKSDMGRPMDELLDFPDYFTYSLESRIKPRYQRMQSKGIRCSLAWFLNCSDQRFEERLYGDYIEPESSGPSFYMGGKLELPGNEIVSEEEESDDETLYRRTVSL; translated from the coding sequence ATGACCTCAATGTTAAGAAGAAACCAATCCTTAAAAACAATCCTCAGAACCCCAAAAGACCCATTTACGAAACCAACCCTTAAACCCTACAAAAACCCTCAAACCTCATCTACTTACTTTCCCCCCAGGGTATTAAACCAAATATCCTTTTCGACCCATTCCTCGAAATTCCCTGAATATGAAATGCCAACTGTAACATGGGGTGTAATCCAAGGCCGTAAAGAAAAGTTGGTGTCTCGTGTCATAATCTGTGATTATTTGAAAAGTATAGGAATTATCCCTGATGAACTAGAGGAGTTAGAATTACCCTCAACCGTTGAAGTTATGCGCGAACGCGTTGAGTTCTTGCAGAAAATTGGACTGACAGTTGATGATATTAATGAATACCCTTTAATGCTTGGTTGTAGTGTGAGGAAAAACATTATTCCTGTTTTGACATACTTGGAAAAAATTGGGATTCAAAAGTCTAGGCTTGGTGAGTTTGTTAAGAACTATCCCCAATGTCTACACGCCAGTGTTGTCGTGGAGCTTGTTCCAGTTATTAAATTTTTACGAGGCCTTGATGTTGAGAAACAAGATATTGGGTATGTTTTGATGAAATATCCCGAGTTGTTAGGATTTAAGCTTGAGGGAACAATGAGTACTTCAGTTGCTTACTTGGTTAGTATAGGGGTTAATCCGAGGGATGTAGGGCCGATGGTAACACAATATCCATATTTTCTTGGAATGAGAGTTGGGACGACGATTAAACCACTTGTGGATTATTTGGTTTCGTTGGGTTTGCCAAAGAAAATTTTGGCAAGGATGTTGGAGAAGCGAGCATATCTACTTGGTTATGATCTTGAGGAGACGGTGAAACCTAATGTCAATTGCTTACTCAGTTTTGGAATTAGGAAGGATGCTTTGCCTTCTGTTATTGCACAATATCCACAAATTATTGGTTTGCCTTTGAAGGCTAAGCTGTCGTCGCAAcaatatttttttaacttaaagctCAAGATTGATCCTGATGGTTTTGCTCGAATAATCGAGAAGATGCCGCAAATTGTTAGCCTACACCAGCATGTGATAATGAAACCTGTTGAGTTCCTTCTTGGACGGGGATTTTCAGCTGGTGATGTGGCAAAGATGATTGTTAAATGTCCTCAGTTAGTTGCTTCGCAAGTTGGCCTCATGAAAAATAGCTATTACTTTTTCAAGAGTGATATGGGTAGACCAATGGATGAACTTTTGGACTTCCCGGACTACTTCACATATAGCTTGGAATCGAGAATCAAACCCAGGTACCAGAGAATGCAAAGCAAAGGAATCAGATGTTCTTTGGCTTGGTTTCTCAATTGTAGCGACCAAAGATTTGAAGAGAGATTGTATGGTGATTATATAGAGCCTGAAAGTTCTGGTCCGTCATTTTATATGGGTGGGAAGTTAGAGCTACCAGGCAATGAGATTGTATCAGAAGAGGAGGAAAGTGATGATGAAACACTTTATAGACGCACTGTCTCATTGTAG